The following coding sequences lie in one Alloacidobacterium dinghuense genomic window:
- a CDS encoding (2Fe-2S)-binding protein — protein MSADKTSHSDLPSIEREEQRSKRVTGDPGRNGITRRGFLKGAGLTAAGSTLLEGVHAFGSDVSDGSKHGVTEIGPGLTSIKLSVNGKEHAIEIEPRTTLAEALRIQMGMTGTKVICDRGTCSGCTVWLDKVPVNSCMTLAVDAIGHQVTTIEGLSVNGSPHPLQAAFVKHDALQCGFCTPGMVMSCAALLEKNPNPTTQDVRRAVAGNLCRCGTYPRIFSATLEVAGNSRKA, from the coding sequence ATGTCGGCTGATAAGACGTCGCATTCCGATCTTCCGTCGATAGAAAGGGAAGAGCAACGAAGCAAAAGAGTAACAGGCGATCCAGGCCGGAACGGCATCACGCGCCGCGGTTTCCTCAAGGGCGCTGGATTGACAGCAGCTGGCAGCACGTTACTCGAGGGAGTCCACGCCTTTGGCAGCGACGTTTCGGACGGTTCAAAGCATGGCGTTACGGAAATCGGCCCTGGCCTCACTTCCATCAAGTTGAGCGTGAATGGCAAGGAACATGCCATCGAAATTGAACCTCGAACGACGCTGGCGGAAGCCTTGCGCATCCAGATGGGTATGACCGGCACCAAAGTGATCTGTGATCGGGGTACGTGCTCGGGCTGCACTGTATGGCTCGATAAAGTACCGGTAAATAGTTGCATGACGCTTGCTGTCGATGCCATTGGCCATCAGGTGACAACCATCGAAGGCCTTTCTGTGAACGGAAGTCCTCATCCGCTCCAAGCAGCGTTTGTGAAGCATGATGCTTTGCAGTGCGGCTTTTGCACTCCGGGCATGGTCATGAGTTGCGCAGCACTACTTGAAAAAAATCCAAATCCTACGACGCAGGACGTTCGTCGTGCAGTCGCCGGTAATCTCTGCCGTTGTGGTACTTATCCTAGAATCTTCTCGGCCACGCTTGAGGTGGCAGGCAACAGCCGCAAGGCATAG
- a CDS encoding xanthine dehydrogenase family protein molybdopterin-binding subunit encodes MAIHTSENALLQEADSPDKTTADKKTVMMPVGVPGYTLQDEPREIPSDEPPVWPVNKDLKYVGRAVERWDGLAKVSGRARYTADIQLPGMLYAKFVNASVPHAKIVFVDTSAAEKYPGVKAVHVIEHVMGGAVLRDPSLEQTKYPVVRYAGQPVAAVAAVTPYAAEEAASLVKVQYEPMPFVVELDKARAKNAALVFPGVADQAGTAGGGGGPHDVPQTGNIHGPSVKKVGDIDQGFKDADVVVEGHYITQVQTHSALETHGVVADWKPELLTVWASTQGTASVREELAAFFKIPMPQVRVITEYMGGGFGAKFGAGNPGVVAAALSKKTGAPVRLMLDREEEHLSVGNRPSSDQVLRIGAKKSGEITAIHLVSYGTAGCGTGAGCAGPASNLYKYAALHTEENDVFINAGPGAAMRAPGHPQGAFALEQTIDELAVKLGMDPIDLRDKTDIHPVRRVERQIVRESDLWKARIPKAGADTGPMKRGVGLAQSVWYRFVSMNSAAEVRVHKDGSLEVLSAVQDIGSGIKTVMAQILAEQFGVPPSQVVVKAGDTNYPPGPNSGGSVTTLSLTPAVRDAAWQASQKFLADIAPALGTTPGDLVLIDGDVRSKSGKFQPLSFRRAAGKMTTDQITVQAKRIPDYDKSKYLTYGGVDVAEVEVDTEVGRIHVKRVLSVHDCGRPMNPSLVISQINGGIIQGMSYTLFENRLLDPAYGLMVNPNLDMYKIAGSREVPEIEVKLVEAYIGQSSTDASGIGEAAGVVSIGAAIGNAVYNAIRVRIRQMPMTPAVVLAALRKPEPERELA; translated from the coding sequence ATGGCAATTCACACGAGTGAAAACGCGCTGCTCCAGGAAGCAGATAGCCCGGATAAGACAACTGCTGACAAGAAGACCGTGATGATGCCAGTTGGCGTGCCCGGATATACCCTGCAAGATGAGCCGCGCGAGATCCCTTCCGACGAGCCGCCAGTGTGGCCGGTTAACAAGGATCTGAAATATGTTGGCCGCGCGGTGGAGCGTTGGGACGGCCTGGCCAAAGTTTCAGGCCGCGCACGCTACACTGCCGACATTCAGTTGCCGGGCATGCTGTACGCAAAATTCGTGAATGCATCTGTGCCTCACGCCAAGATTGTCTTCGTCGATACCTCAGCGGCGGAGAAGTACCCTGGTGTCAAAGCCGTTCACGTGATCGAACACGTAATGGGGGGAGCCGTTCTCCGCGATCCTTCTCTTGAGCAGACAAAGTATCCGGTCGTGCGTTATGCCGGCCAGCCCGTTGCGGCGGTGGCGGCTGTGACTCCTTATGCTGCCGAGGAAGCAGCTTCGCTTGTGAAGGTTCAATATGAGCCGATGCCCTTTGTTGTCGAATTGGACAAGGCGCGCGCGAAAAATGCAGCTCTGGTTTTTCCAGGTGTGGCCGATCAGGCAGGCACTGCGGGCGGCGGTGGTGGACCCCATGATGTTCCACAAACCGGCAATATTCATGGACCGTCGGTCAAGAAAGTCGGCGATATAGATCAAGGCTTTAAGGATGCGGATGTTGTTGTCGAGGGTCACTACATTACGCAGGTCCAGACGCATTCTGCTCTCGAAACACACGGCGTAGTAGCCGACTGGAAGCCCGAATTACTGACAGTATGGGCCTCGACGCAAGGCACAGCGAGCGTGCGCGAGGAACTGGCCGCCTTCTTCAAAATTCCAATGCCGCAAGTGCGCGTGATTACTGAATATATGGGTGGCGGCTTCGGCGCCAAATTCGGAGCAGGGAATCCAGGAGTGGTGGCGGCAGCTCTCTCGAAGAAAACTGGTGCGCCGGTTCGGCTCATGCTTGATCGCGAAGAGGAGCATCTGTCTGTTGGCAATCGTCCCAGCTCCGATCAAGTGCTGCGAATCGGAGCAAAGAAGAGCGGTGAAATAACTGCCATTCATCTTGTCAGTTACGGCACAGCGGGATGTGGCACCGGGGCTGGGTGTGCAGGACCGGCATCCAACCTTTATAAGTACGCAGCTCTGCACACCGAGGAGAACGATGTATTCATCAATGCCGGTCCGGGAGCGGCCATGCGTGCGCCAGGACATCCGCAGGGAGCTTTCGCACTGGAGCAGACAATCGATGAACTCGCCGTGAAGCTTGGAATGGATCCCATCGATCTCCGAGATAAAACCGACATTCATCCAGTGCGCCGCGTTGAGCGACAGATTGTGCGCGAAAGCGATCTCTGGAAGGCACGCATTCCAAAAGCTGGCGCAGATACTGGCCCTATGAAGCGCGGCGTAGGTCTCGCGCAGTCTGTATGGTATCGGTTCGTCAGCATGAATTCTGCTGCCGAAGTCCGTGTGCATAAGGATGGCTCTCTCGAAGTTCTCTCCGCGGTGCAGGATATTGGTTCGGGCATAAAGACGGTTATGGCGCAGATTCTGGCGGAACAATTCGGTGTGCCCCCGTCGCAGGTTGTCGTCAAAGCGGGTGACACCAACTATCCGCCCGGCCCGAACTCGGGTGGAAGCGTGACTACGCTTTCGCTGACTCCCGCGGTTCGTGACGCAGCTTGGCAGGCATCACAGAAATTCCTCGCAGACATCGCACCAGCCCTTGGTACAACGCCTGGAGACCTGGTGCTAATTGACGGCGATGTCAGGAGCAAGTCCGGCAAGTTTCAACCGCTTAGTTTCCGCCGTGCCGCGGGCAAAATGACGACCGATCAGATTACAGTGCAGGCCAAACGGATTCCGGACTACGACAAGAGTAAGTACTTGACCTATGGTGGTGTTGATGTGGCAGAAGTTGAGGTGGATACAGAGGTCGGGCGCATTCATGTGAAGCGTGTTCTATCTGTACATGATTGCGGGCGGCCCATGAATCCCTCTTTGGTCATCAGCCAAATCAACGGTGGAATCATCCAGGGAATGTCCTACACACTTTTCGAGAATCGTCTGTTGGATCCAGCCTACGGCCTGATGGTGAACCCAAATCTGGATATGTATAAGATCGCCGGCTCGCGTGAAGTTCCTGAGATTGAGGTGAAGCTCGTCGAAGCCTACATCGGTCAAAGTTCAACGGATGCGTCGGGCATTGGCGAAGCGGCAGGCGTTGTCTCCATAGGAGCAGCTATTGGGAATGCTGTCTATAACGCGATCAGAGTCCGCATCCGCCAGATGCCCATGACACCGGCGGTGGTGCTGGCTGCGCTACGCAAGCCCGAGCCGGAGAGGGAGTTGGCATGA
- a CDS encoding FAD binding domain-containing protein, whose amino-acid sequence MNSFVLANCTTVDGALSQLRDGAVIKAGGVDLLDRMKIGIEQPSKLVNIRSISGLRGIHQTDSGLTIGALTTLSEISEHPVICKQYQILSDACGSAATPHIRNMATLGGNLLQRIQCWYYRSADFECLRKGKDMCFAFDGLNQYHAIMDYGACPAVAPSSAAVALLALNASVELNSTKRGKRVLAVKDLYVTGEDDPTKFTAVGPDELLTSIMIPKPAIGTRSAYQKYGEKESFDWAIADAGVLLEMDGNICRRAVITMGAASPVVRRSSQAEAVLSGKPITEANAWAAGKAAMEGAHPLSMNAYKVELFPVAIYRTILLAAGQMDRDPSAAG is encoded by the coding sequence ATGAACAGTTTCGTACTCGCAAATTGCACAACGGTAGATGGCGCTCTATCGCAGCTAAGGGATGGCGCAGTCATCAAAGCGGGTGGCGTAGATTTGCTCGACCGCATGAAGATTGGGATCGAGCAGCCATCGAAACTCGTGAATATCCGAAGCATCTCTGGGCTGCGTGGAATTCACCAGACAGACAGTGGACTGACCATCGGAGCGCTCACTACTCTCTCCGAAATCAGCGAGCATCCCGTGATATGCAAGCAATACCAAATTCTCTCCGACGCCTGCGGGAGCGCAGCAACTCCACACATTCGCAATATGGCAACACTGGGCGGCAATCTGCTTCAACGAATACAGTGCTGGTACTACCGTTCTGCGGATTTTGAGTGCCTGCGAAAAGGCAAAGATATGTGCTTCGCTTTTGACGGCCTCAATCAGTATCACGCCATTATGGATTATGGCGCCTGTCCTGCGGTCGCCCCCTCTTCTGCAGCCGTGGCTCTGCTTGCCCTGAATGCCAGTGTCGAGCTTAATTCGACGAAGCGAGGTAAGCGGGTCCTTGCTGTTAAAGATCTCTACGTTACTGGTGAAGACGATCCGACAAAGTTCACTGCTGTCGGACCTGACGAACTTCTGACATCGATCATGATTCCGAAGCCCGCAATTGGAACGCGCTCGGCGTATCAAAAGTATGGGGAGAAAGAGAGCTTTGACTGGGCGATTGCCGATGCCGGAGTTCTTCTCGAAATGGACGGCAACATTTGCCGACGGGCTGTGATTACGATGGGAGCAGCATCCCCTGTAGTGCGCCGCTCATCACAGGCTGAAGCTGTGCTATCCGGCAAGCCAATTACCGAGGCAAATGCATGGGCGGCAGGCAAGGCTGCAATGGAAGGCGCGCATCCCCTGTCAATGAATGCCTATAAGGTCGAGCTTTTTCCAGTTGCAATCTATCGCACCATTCTTCTGGCCGCAGGGCAGATGGATCGCGACCCGAGTGCGGCCGGTTAG
- a CDS encoding GRP family sugar transporter — protein MYQPETYAITLSFMIISMLCWGSWANTVKLCPEYRFQLFYWDYVIGLILGSLLWGWTLGSIGGSGRSFEFDLAHSGSHSIWLAALGGIIFNVANLLLVAAIDIAGLAVAFPIGIGLALVVGAVGSYLVSPAGNPVMLFSGIALVVTAIVLDAAAYRLREATQQKMSGRGVILSLVAGLLMGCFYPFVSKAMSGVDAPGPYATSFFFALGVAACSVVANTLLMRHPLDGKSPVGMSAYASAPGRWHIWGIVGGAIWCTGAVLNFVASRAHIVGPAVSYSIGQGATMISACWGVFVWKEFSSAPPRSKTLLVWMFIFFICGLTTVALAPVF, from the coding sequence TTGTATCAGCCGGAGACGTATGCAATTACGCTCTCATTCATGATTATCAGCATGCTGTGTTGGGGTTCATGGGCAAATACTGTCAAACTTTGCCCCGAATATCGCTTTCAGCTTTTCTACTGGGACTATGTCATTGGCCTGATCCTCGGTTCTCTGCTCTGGGGCTGGACACTTGGGAGCATTGGAGGCAGCGGACGTTCGTTTGAGTTCGACTTGGCCCACAGCGGCAGCCATAGCATATGGCTTGCCGCCTTGGGCGGCATCATTTTCAACGTTGCCAACCTATTGCTGGTAGCGGCAATTGACATTGCTGGACTGGCGGTCGCCTTTCCCATCGGCATAGGTCTCGCGCTGGTAGTAGGAGCCGTCGGCAGTTATTTGGTCTCACCCGCGGGCAATCCCGTCATGTTGTTCAGTGGTATAGCTCTTGTGGTGACGGCAATCGTGCTGGATGCTGCTGCATATCGTCTCCGAGAGGCGACACAGCAGAAGATGAGCGGGCGTGGCGTTATTCTCAGCCTCGTAGCTGGGCTGCTTATGGGCTGTTTCTATCCTTTCGTCTCGAAGGCGATGAGCGGTGTAGATGCTCCCGGTCCTTATGCGACATCATTTTTTTTTGCTCTAGGAGTGGCGGCCTGCTCTGTCGTTGCAAATACTCTTCTGATGCGGCATCCCCTTGACGGCAAGTCGCCGGTTGGGATGTCCGCTTATGCTTCTGCGCCGGGACGATGGCATATATGGGGAATCGTGGGAGGCGCAATCTGGTGCACAGGCGCCGTCCTGAATTTCGTCGCATCACGCGCTCATATTGTCGGTCCCGCAGTGTCGTATTCGATCGGGCAGGGAGCAACGATGATTTCTGCCTGTTGGGGTGTCTTCGTCTGGAAAGAATTCTCTTCAGCGCCGCCGCGTTCGAAGACACTGCTTGTCTGGATGTTTATCTTTTTCATCTGCGGATTGACCACAGTCGCTCTGGCGCCGGTCTTCTAG
- the rbsK gene encoding ribokinase, whose protein sequence is MTSVQKPIVVVGSINIDLVANAEKIPAAGETVRGTDFQVHPGGKGANQAVAVARLGYPVQLVGKVGTDSFGDQVLSYLQQTGVDVEAVEKHRGTSGVAIIAVSPDGENSIIITPGANAHVTPDFLNMHHGAIRNAGIVLAQLEIPIETVEHLAKLCSDESVPLMLDPAPARALPDNLFPQVHWFTPNETEAAFYAAPTNQTHLSDSAQIARALLNARVENVVLKLGSRGAFLASANGFSHTIPAFPVKAVDTTAAGDAYNGAFATALMLGMEPVEAARFAAAAAAISVTRPGAQPSMPTRAEVEALLETGKGT, encoded by the coding sequence ATGACCTCCGTGCAGAAGCCGATTGTCGTTGTGGGCAGCATCAACATCGACCTGGTTGCGAACGCCGAGAAGATTCCGGCCGCGGGAGAAACCGTGCGCGGTACGGATTTTCAGGTTCATCCCGGGGGAAAAGGCGCTAACCAGGCAGTCGCCGTGGCTCGCCTTGGTTATCCTGTGCAACTCGTCGGCAAGGTCGGGACCGACTCGTTCGGGGATCAAGTGCTCTCCTACCTTCAGCAGACCGGAGTCGATGTCGAGGCAGTAGAAAAACACAGAGGTACATCAGGCGTAGCTATCATTGCGGTGTCTCCAGATGGAGAGAACAGCATCATCATCACGCCGGGAGCCAACGCGCATGTGACGCCCGACTTTCTGAACATGCATCACGGTGCTATTCGCAATGCCGGGATCGTTCTCGCGCAACTCGAAATACCGATCGAGACCGTGGAGCACCTGGCCAAACTCTGCAGCGACGAGAGTGTCCCACTCATGCTCGATCCGGCACCCGCGCGTGCGTTGCCAGACAACCTATTTCCGCAAGTGCACTGGTTTACTCCTAATGAAACCGAGGCAGCCTTCTATGCTGCGCCCACCAATCAGACACACCTATCAGATTCGGCACAGATAGCACGCGCTCTGCTAAACGCGCGAGTTGAGAATGTCGTGCTGAAGCTGGGCTCACGCGGAGCGTTCCTTGCTTCCGCGAACGGCTTCTCGCATACGATTCCAGCATTCCCGGTAAAAGCAGTTGACACTACGGCAGCAGGCGACGCCTACAACGGGGCCTTCGCCACCGCACTTATGCTGGGCATGGAGCCGGTCGAGGCTGCCCGCTTCGCAGCAGCAGCGGCGGCCATTTCGGTCACCCGTCCCGGTGCCCAGCCTTCCATGCCGACCCGCGCCGAAGTGGAGGCTTTGCTCGAAACTGGAAAAGGAACATAG
- a CDS encoding formylglycine-generating enzyme family protein: protein MRLSVSRLTLVVVLLALQLPAQDTHYAQVGQQIPAPGCIAQKGAWEGGSKPCTTEDFDAWLKDITHWRTERKIRIGYSNDRYQQPAFKWAQSAFMQPQMMVQDRYFYDPVAGKYTVDRYLEDLEKRYGGIDAVLIWPTYPNMGIDNRNQHDMIRSMPGGLPGVRQMVADFHGRGVHILFPMMMWDQGTRDPGMPWPQAIAEIMKEIGADGVNGDTQDGVPLAFSLAADKSGHPLVFEPEGSPSDEALAWNVLTWGQYKFEFAPKVDRFRWLEPRHQVNISDRWNRDKTDDLQYAFFNGEGWESWENIWGIWNGITPRDEEATRRVATIERAVAPFFASEEWQPFYPTHLYGVFASKWPLGQQTVWTIVNRNEYDIAGRQISIPYAQGVRYFDLYHGVELTPEHDGDQAVLSFAMEAHGYGALLATPGEPDAPITQLMAKTKQMAAAPLSGYSHEWKPLPQHLVEIPKTEPAATAPEGMVKIPAADYVFKVEGIEIEGFNDAGVDVQYPWEDIPRRYHEHEMHIASFYIDKYPVANAEFKKFLDATHYHPSDDLNFLKDWKDGTFPDGSGNKPVTWVSQEDARAYAKWAGKRLPHEWEWQYSAQGTDGRIYPWGNDWDASKVPVPDRSRTMRGPNDVDAHPAGASPFGVMDLVGNVWQWTDEYVDEHTRGGILRGGSYYQPQGSIWYFPQAYRNDQHGKLLLMAPSYDRSGALGFRCVKDAD from the coding sequence ATGCGTCTATCGGTTTCTCGGCTAACTCTCGTTGTCGTTCTTCTCGCGCTCCAATTACCAGCACAGGACACTCACTACGCTCAGGTGGGCCAGCAGATTCCCGCACCAGGATGCATCGCGCAGAAAGGCGCGTGGGAAGGCGGATCCAAGCCCTGCACGACGGAAGACTTCGACGCGTGGCTGAAAGACATCACGCATTGGCGGACGGAGCGCAAGATTCGCATCGGATACAGCAACGATCGCTATCAGCAGCCCGCGTTCAAGTGGGCGCAATCCGCCTTCATGCAACCGCAAATGATGGTGCAGGACCGCTACTTTTACGATCCCGTCGCTGGCAAGTACACCGTCGATCGCTACCTTGAGGATCTCGAGAAACGCTACGGAGGCATCGACGCGGTTCTCATCTGGCCCACTTATCCGAACATGGGCATCGACAACCGCAACCAGCACGACATGATCCGCTCCATGCCCGGAGGATTACCGGGCGTCCGTCAAATGGTGGCCGACTTCCATGGGCGCGGCGTGCACATTCTGTTTCCCATGATGATGTGGGATCAGGGAACGCGTGACCCGGGAATGCCGTGGCCGCAGGCCATCGCTGAAATCATGAAAGAGATCGGCGCCGACGGCGTCAACGGCGACACGCAGGATGGGGTGCCGCTCGCCTTCTCGCTGGCCGCTGACAAGTCAGGTCATCCGTTAGTCTTCGAGCCCGAAGGCAGCCCGAGTGACGAAGCCCTCGCGTGGAACGTTCTCACCTGGGGTCAGTACAAATTCGAATTCGCGCCGAAGGTCGATCGCTTCAGGTGGCTCGAGCCGCGACATCAGGTCAACATCTCCGATCGGTGGAACCGTGATAAGACTGACGATCTTCAGTACGCCTTCTTCAACGGCGAAGGTTGGGAAAGCTGGGAGAACATCTGGGGCATCTGGAACGGCATTACGCCCCGCGACGAAGAAGCCACACGCCGCGTCGCCACCATCGAGCGCGCCGTTGCTCCATTCTTTGCGAGCGAAGAATGGCAGCCTTTCTATCCCACGCACCTTTACGGTGTCTTTGCCAGCAAGTGGCCGCTCGGGCAGCAGACGGTTTGGACCATCGTCAATCGCAATGAGTACGACATTGCCGGTCGGCAGATTTCCATTCCGTACGCGCAGGGCGTACGCTACTTCGATCTCTACCACGGAGTCGAACTGACTCCGGAGCATGACGGCGATCAGGCCGTGTTGTCGTTTGCGATGGAAGCGCATGGTTATGGTGCACTGCTCGCGACTCCCGGTGAACCAGACGCGCCGATCACGCAATTGATGGCGAAGACGAAGCAGATGGCGGCGGCGCCGCTATCCGGTTATTCGCATGAGTGGAAGCCGCTGCCACAACATCTCGTAGAGATTCCGAAGACAGAGCCTGCGGCCACGGCTCCCGAAGGCATGGTGAAGATTCCAGCAGCCGACTATGTCTTCAAGGTAGAAGGTATTGAGATTGAAGGCTTCAACGACGCCGGCGTCGATGTGCAGTATCCATGGGAGGATATTCCGCGTCGCTACCATGAGCACGAGATGCACATTGCCTCTTTCTACATCGACAAATATCCGGTGGCCAACGCCGAGTTCAAGAAGTTCCTCGATGCGACGCACTACCATCCGAGCGACGATCTGAACTTCCTCAAAGATTGGAAGGATGGCACTTTTCCAGACGGATCGGGAAACAAGCCTGTGACCTGGGTATCGCAGGAGGATGCCCGCGCCTACGCGAAGTGGGCAGGGAAGCGGCTTCCGCATGAGTGGGAATGGCAATACTCGGCCCAGGGCACAGATGGGCGCATCTACCCATGGGGGAATGATTGGGATGCGAGCAAAGTGCCGGTTCCGGATCGCAGCCGGACGATGCGTGGTCCCAACGATGTTGATGCGCATCCCGCAGGCGCGAGTCCTTTCGGAGTGATGGATTTGGTCGGCAATGTGTGGCAGTGGACCGACGAATATGTTGACGAACATACTCGCGGTGGAATTCTGCGCGGCGGCAGCTATTACCAGCCACAGGGGTCAATCTGGTATTTTCCGCAGGCTTACAGAAACGATCAGCACGGCAAGTTGCTGCTGATGGCTCCGAGTTACGATCGTTCCGGAGCGCTTGGTTTTCGATGCGTGAAGGATGCCGACTGA
- the argE gene encoding acetylornithine deacetylase, translated as MTAAVDHLLNLIRIPSVSSTSNLAVIEYAEKFLQSKKWQTRRLSYRDSSGTEKVNLIAAPPNQDVARNDVDLAFFCHTDTVPFAVDWTKALDPFIENENLHGCGACDVKGFLACLLAATDQVESNAFADGLRIVLTADEEIGCIGAAHLIAANALKPARAIIGEPTSLHVARAGKGYCLAKVTVHGKEAHSAHPASGASAILATARLISSIEELSKELASDRHNFFDPPFTTLNVGTIQGGTAKNIVPGRCEFLVEWRPIPSQPANKALDGIGEIIAGMRRGDSRFEYQVTTLRQQSGFETLANAPLVSQIADFTGRSETSIPFGSEASLLSTIAKEVVVIGPGDMRSAHSDREYVPIPELDLTVRLMAELMRRG; from the coding sequence ATGACGGCCGCTGTCGATCACCTGCTGAACCTGATCCGAATTCCCTCCGTCTCCTCGACCTCGAATCTCGCCGTCATCGAGTATGCGGAGAAATTCCTGCAATCGAAGAAATGGCAGACACGGAGACTCTCCTATCGCGATTCGTCCGGCACAGAGAAAGTCAATCTCATCGCGGCCCCGCCGAATCAGGATGTCGCCAGAAACGATGTCGATCTCGCGTTCTTCTGTCACACCGACACAGTTCCGTTCGCTGTCGACTGGACAAAAGCGCTCGATCCATTTATCGAGAATGAGAACCTGCATGGCTGCGGCGCATGCGACGTAAAGGGCTTTCTCGCCTGCTTACTGGCAGCAACCGATCAAGTCGAGTCCAACGCTTTTGCGGATGGTTTGCGTATCGTTCTCACCGCGGACGAAGAAATCGGCTGCATCGGCGCGGCTCATCTGATCGCGGCGAATGCGTTGAAACCTGCACGGGCGATAATCGGAGAGCCGACTTCTCTCCACGTTGCGCGAGCAGGCAAAGGCTACTGCCTGGCAAAGGTCACCGTTCATGGAAAGGAAGCGCACAGCGCGCATCCTGCGAGCGGAGCCTCCGCCATCTTGGCGACTGCACGACTCATCTCCTCGATCGAAGAACTCAGCAAGGAATTGGCAAGCGACCGGCACAACTTCTTCGACCCGCCTTTCACCACGCTCAATGTCGGAACGATTCAAGGAGGCACAGCAAAAAACATCGTGCCCGGTCGATGCGAGTTCCTGGTCGAATGGAGGCCCATCCCAAGCCAGCCGGCCAACAAGGCGCTCGATGGCATCGGGGAGATCATAGCCGGAATGCGCCGAGGGGATTCGCGATTCGAGTATCAGGTAACGACTCTCCGCCAACAGTCCGGCTTTGAGACACTCGCGAATGCCCCGCTAGTTTCTCAAATCGCCGACTTCACTGGCCGTTCTGAGACTTCCATTCCATTCGGTTCAGAAGCTAGCCTTCTGTCCACGATTGCGAAGGAAGTTGTAGTCATAGGGCCGGGTGATATGCGCTCCGCTCACAGCGATCGCGAATATGTCCCGATCCCCGAACTCGATCTGACAGTCCGTCTGATGGCAGAACTGATGCGACGGGGTTGA
- a CDS encoding formimidoylglutamate deiminase has protein sequence MSTSYLPEALYTRAGFASNTALSVDDRGKISAHAAEPVQTVSLPRRALLPGLINVHSHAFQRLIRGKSESRVTSGKDFWSWRGTMYHAAAQLTPQDVYDVARMTFLEMARAGITTVGEFHYLHTDPNGHPYDDPNLLSRMVIAAAQSVGIRIVLLRAAYFRSGYQVATDPGQIRFFENTTDFLANAESLLAIYPINSGNQVQLGIAPHSIRAIPLEDLRELTAWANAKQLPLHMHISEQVAENAACKAEYGTTPVTLLTREGLLTRNLTAVHAIHITDDEIRMMAEAGATICSCPTTERNLGDGSFPADRTMRAGIPIAFGSDSQAQISLIEDARELDYHLRLSHQERAVLDQIDGQPLAARLLDCATIHGARSLSVAAGELTDGKYADFFTVDLDHPSIVGNSPEDLLSIIVFGLDPSAIRDVAVNGKLIIRDGKHEFEKEIIARYKEVYRKVWAKAPAIETLA, from the coding sequence GTGAGTACCAGCTATTTACCCGAAGCTCTTTACACGCGAGCCGGGTTCGCATCAAATACTGCTCTCTCGGTCGATGACCGTGGCAAGATCAGCGCGCACGCCGCCGAACCTGTGCAAACCGTATCGTTGCCACGCCGCGCATTGCTGCCCGGACTCATCAACGTCCACTCTCATGCATTCCAGCGGCTCATTCGCGGCAAGTCAGAATCGCGTGTGACCAGCGGAAAGGACTTCTGGTCGTGGCGAGGAACCATGTACCATGCTGCCGCGCAACTCACTCCGCAAGATGTGTACGACGTTGCCCGGATGACATTTCTCGAAATGGCGCGCGCGGGAATCACCACGGTAGGTGAGTTTCACTACTTGCATACCGATCCCAACGGCCACCCTTATGATGACCCAAATCTTCTGAGCCGCATGGTGATCGCTGCCGCCCAGTCGGTCGGCATACGAATTGTTCTCTTGCGAGCGGCATATTTCCGTTCTGGATATCAGGTAGCGACCGATCCAGGCCAGATACGATTCTTTGAGAACACGACGGATTTTCTTGCAAACGCGGAATCACTCCTCGCCATCTACCCAATCAATTCCGGCAATCAGGTCCAGTTGGGCATCGCGCCACACAGTATCCGCGCGATTCCGCTGGAAGACCTGCGCGAATTAACAGCATGGGCGAACGCCAAACAGCTCCCGTTGCACATGCACATCTCCGAGCAGGTAGCAGAGAACGCGGCATGTAAGGCTGAATATGGAACTACTCCGGTTACATTATTGACCAGAGAAGGTCTACTGACGCGAAATCTGACAGCCGTTCACGCGATCCACATCACCGATGACGAGATTCGCATGATGGCGGAGGCAGGGGCCACAATCTGCTCTTGCCCCACGACCGAGCGCAACCTGGGAGACGGAAGCTTTCCAGCTGACCGGACAATGCGAGCCGGTATCCCCATCGCCTTCGGCAGTGATAGTCAAGCCCAGATAAGTCTGATCGAAGATGCCCGCGAACTGGATTATCACCTTCGGCTCAGCCACCAGGAACGTGCTGTACTCGATCAGATTGACGGACAACCGCTCGCAGCGCGTCTTCTTGACTGTGCAACCATTCACGGTGCGCGATCGCTGAGTGTAGCCGCCGGCGAACTTACGGATGGCAAATATGCGGACTTCTTTACCGTCGATCTTGACCATCCATCGATCGTCGGCAATTCCCCTGAAGATCTCCTGTCGATTATCGTCTTTGGATTGGATCCCTCTGCCATTCGCGACGTCGCGGTAAATGGCAAGTTGATCATTCGCGATGGTAAGCACGAATTCGAAAAGGAGATTATCGCACGCTACAAAGAGGTATACCGCAAGGTCTGGGCAAAAGCCCCAGCCATCGAGACACTTGCATGA